TGCAGCCCATCTGgcggagcggcggcggcggcggcggcaggagaatggcatcagaACTGGCAATGAGCAACTCCGACCTGCCCACCAGTCCCCTGGCCATGGAATATGTTAATGACTTCGATCTGATGAAGTTTGAAGTGAAAAAGGAACCGGTGGAGACCGACCGCATCATCAGCCAGTGCGGCCGTCTCATCGCCGGGGGCTCGCTGTCCTCCACCCCCATGAGCACGCCGTGCAGCTCGGTGCCCCCTTCCCCCAGCTTCTCGGCGCCCAGCCCGGGCTCGGGCAGCGAGCAGAAGGCGCACCTGGAAGACTACTACTGGATGACCGGCTACCCGCAGCAGCTGAACCCCGAGGCACTGGGCTTCAGCCCCGAGGACGCGGTCGAGGCGCTCATCAGCAACAGCCACCAGCTCCAGGGCGGCTTCGATGGCT
Above is a window of Theropithecus gelada isolate Dixy unplaced genomic scaffold, Tgel_1.0 HiC_scaffold_510, whole genome shotgun sequence DNA encoding:
- the MAF gene encoding transcription factor Maf produces the protein MASELAMSNSDLPTSPLAMEYVNDFDLMKFEVKKEPVETDRIISQCGRLIAGGSLSSTPMSTPCSSVPPSPSFSAPSPGSGSEQKAHLEDYYWMTGYPQQLNPEALGFSPEDAVEALISNSHQLQGGFDGYARGAQQLAAAAGAGAGASLGGSGEEMGPAAAVVSAVIAAAAAQSGAGPHYHHHHHHAAGHHHHPTAGAPGAAGGASASAGGA